TTGGGCCCGCAGGACATCGGGCTGAGAGACCTGGCCCACCGCGTACCTTTGCTCGGCGATGCGCGCAAACTGGGTCACCAGATCCTTATCCCGGCGGTAGACTTCGAGGTTCCGGTAGACCAGCCAGAGAGCGTAGTAGGCTTTCTTGACCTGCGCCACGGTGTCGATCTCCTCGGCCTTAAGCTCGGCCTCTGCCTTCTCTGCGTCCTTGGAGGCCATTTCGCCTTTCAACCGGAGCTTGCCCGGAAAGGGGATCTTTTGCGATAGCTTGAAGATATTGTTACCCGCCTCGTTGATGCGGAAATTCTCGGGGGCATTCCAGGCCTCCCAGGTCAATGTGGGGTCCTCAAAGGCCGAGGCCTGGGCAGGCACCTTCTGCGCGGCCTGAACGCGGCTCCTGGCCATCCCGATGGCCGGGTTATGGTGCCGGGCATAGGCCAGAGCCGCCTCGATCGTTAACACCTCACCTGTCAAGGATGCTGCCCCGTCTGTTTCATCCGCTGTAGGGTATTGCCCTTCGCCTGTCAGACCCGGGTTCGAGAAAACCGGCGCCGGCCCCAGCAAACACACGCAAAGACCAATGATACGCGGCGCCCTCACCCTCTTACTTCTCATCTTGTTCATGCTTTCCCCCTGGCCCACTGCCGATTACCTATGGCGCGTCCTTGCGCCGCCTGTTTGGTACAATCAACCCCAATGCGTCCCCTATTGATACGAATTATCCACCACCCCCACGGTGCGACTTCGCCAATGCACGGTTCTCCTCGGCAGCTTTCTCACACTCCCGTGCTAGTCGATCGGCATCGCTGGCTAACGTGGCATTTACCTTATTGCGGTGCCGCGTATACCGCTCGACCGTTTTCCGGTATTGTTCCGCTTTCTCCTGGGCCATCCGGGCCTCCTGTTCGTAGCGAGACACCAGGGCCTCCTGATCAGATCCGGTCCTGGTGTGTTCGATCGCTGGTTCCATGGTGCACGTCTGTAGGGGCGCGCAACCGGCCATTAACAGTATTCCAATTATGAGTAACACCTGTACATGTCTTTTCATGACTGATCTCCTCATATAATCAAAAACCATCGGTTTGGATGCCTCCGCCAAAACCCCGGGGCGACTCGCTGATAAGCCTGTCCTTTCCCCTCGCCGAGCGGCGATGGAGTACCGTGGCCCAGCTCAGGTGCACTTGACCCTCGGGCGTTCCGGCCCGCTCGAGTTTTGGCGTTTCGGTCCCTCCCCTGGCCATTGTTAGGGCAGGGGGATGGACGCTGTACACGTTTGGGATAGAATCCGATGACGACCTTCCGCCCGCGCTACACGGCGGCAGCCCCGTCAACGAGGCCGTGGTCGTTCGGGTCTAGGCGAGAGGTGCTGGAGGGGGACGGAAGTTTCGCGAGGGGTGATGCTGGAGGCTGCCCTCAGGCGGGCTGAAGGCGAATATCGCCGTTGACATGGTCAACGAGCCCACCTGCATTACTGCGCCGGCGTGGAAATACATGCACTCCGAGCAGGTGGCATCACAGGTACTGTTGCAACTGCACTCGGGGTCCGATGCAACCCTGGTCTCGTCGGGCTGCTCTCCAAGGGATTTAGAGCAAGGGTGAGAGCCTTTGGCGGGCGCGCAGCAGTCGGCCGGGCAGGACTGATACATAATCCCGCCAAAACCTGGGGACCACGCGGTCACCAGCGCGACCAACACCAGATTGCACAGGATTGCGTGAGCCCTTGTCATTCTCTCGGGTTCGGCGTGGTTAGTTCAGGGTGGATTGGCCGTGTTCCCCGGCTATGCTATCCCTGGCACCTTCGAACCGCACCATGCAGCGCGAAACGCCATGCAAGCTGTTATGAAGCAACACACTGTGGGCTCCTGTGGAGTAACTTCACCGGCCGCTGCCATAGAGGATAGGAGGTTCTATGCCCTTTTGCAACGCGTACTATCTCGTCGGAGGGGCCAGTTGTGATTGGGCAGTCCGCGCGAGGGAGGGAAGGGCTCGTTTGGGGTAGCCTGGATGGGTTAGGGGTGCGGCTTCAGTGACTCCGAGGCGGGCATTGGGTGCCCCGGGGCGAGTGCTGCGTTGGCCGGGTGTTGACCGGCAGAACCGGGCGGGGGGAAGGGGTACCGCCACCGGCAGGCTGGCCCGTGGTCAACCGCCGCCGCACGCAACGGGGCATTGGGCGCTAAGATGCCATGATACCGATGGCGGGTGGCGCCGTGGGGGTGGGACCGGTAGTGAGACCCAGACGCCTATGCCGATCGTGATCCTGTTCGGTCTGCTCTCTTCGACGGCACTGAATATGATCGTCGTCCCGGCACTCTACTTCCGTTTCGGATCGGTGGTGAGAGCAAAAAAACAACTTTCCACTGTTAGAACAGTAACGGCTTAGATAAGCGATACATCAGCCCGACAGCGCCGCATGCGCCGATAACGGGAATGATCCCGACGTTATAGCGAAAGAGCGCCACGGATGCGGCCAGGCCCATCAGGGCGGAAAACCACTCGAAGGTCGCACCGAGTCCCTGAGGCCAGAGCACATGATAGGCAAAGAACACCGCGAGATTGAGTATGACGCCGACGACGGCCGCCGTGATGCCCGTGAGCGGCGCAGTGAACTTCAGATCGCCGTGGGTCGCTTCGACCAGCGGTCCGCCGATCAAAATAAAGAGAAACGAGGGCAGGAAGGTGAAGAAGGTGGCCACCGTGGCCCCGGCGGCGCCGGCCAGGAATAAGGCATCCGGTCCAAGCAAGGCCTTGGTCCAGGCGCCAACGAAGCCCACGAACGTCACCACCATGATGAGCGGCCCCGGTGTCGTCTCGCCCAAGGCGAGGCCATCGATCATCTGGGTCCCGGTCAGCCACTGATAATGTTCCACTGCACCCTGGTAGACATAGGGCAAGACCGCGTACGCCCCACCGAAGGTCAAGAGTGCCGCCTTGGTGAAGAACCAACCCATCTGCGCGAGCGCTCCGTTCCACCCGTTGTAGGCGATCAGCGCACCCAGCGTCCCCGCCCAAATCGCGATGCCGGCCATCGCGATGCCAATCAGCCTACTCGAGCTAAACTTGGCGTGGTCAGGTGTAGGCGTGGCATCGCCGATGAGCGCCGGTCCAAAACTCGCCTTCGCCGCCTGGTGACCACCCCCCACCTTGAACTTCGTAGGGGCGAGCCGCCCTCCTACGGCGCCGATGAGCCCCGCCCCTAAGACGATGTAGGGGAACGGGATATCAAAGATGAAGATGGCGACGAAAGCAAGGGCCGCCAACGACCACAAGACCCCATTTTTCAGCGCCCGCGAGCCGATCCGGTAGGCGGCAAAGACGACGATGGCCGTGACCGCGGGCTTGATGCCATACAAGACCCCAGCCACCGCGGGAACCTGGCCGAAGGCCATGTAGATCCACCCGAGCCCGATCAGAATGAAAAGCGACGGCAACACGAAGAGGCAACCGGCAAGGATCCCACCCCAGGTCCCATGCATGAGCCAGCCGATATAGGTCGCGAGCTGCTGTGCCTCGGGGCCAGGCAATACCATGCAGTAGTTTAGTGCATGCAGGAAGCGGCGCTCCGAGATCCAACGGCGCCGCTCGACCAACTCCTGGTGCATGATTGAAATCTGCCCCGCCGGACCGCCGAAGCTGATGAAGCCTAGCTGTAACCAATACCAGAACGCCTCCCGGAGGCTCACTGTGGCGGGCGCTGCGACTTCCGAAGACGGCTTGGCAGAATCATTCATCGCCTTTTCCTCTTACGCGGCCGGATCGCCGAAGCCGGCGCCGGGATCCCACCGACATCGCAGGCTCAGGATAAGCAGGAGCCAGGGCGGGGTGGCAGTGAGATTAGTATTCACGCCGAGTAATCTACTATGCTGTAGATCCTATAACAACAGTATGCTGACATTGTGTTGAACGCCCAACGGATTACGCTATGGGCCGCGGTCGCTCTGTTGCTCGTCATTGGCGTGGCCCCGCTTCTCGCGATGGTCACGGCAAGCGTGATGATCGATGGCAAGCCGAGTCTGATGCATTACCAAACGTTGGTATTCTCCCGCCGAGCCTGGGCCCTCCTAGGGCACAGCGTGACGCTGTCGTCCCTCACCGCGCTTTGTGGGACCGTACTTGGTGTACCGCTCGGCATCTTGCTCGGGAAGACCGACCTACCGCTCAGGTATCTATTCGTCGTCCTCTTCACCCTGCCACTGGCGTGGATCGTTATCGGCGCCTTTCCAGGCAATGGAAACGTTCGCCGCAGAGGACTTGACCGTTAATTTTGACGAAGTGGCGCAAGGACAGCTACCGGCAGGCTGGACCATCGACGCCACGAATCCAGGAGGTGGACTCGCCGAGTGGAGCGTCGTCACAGACCCGAACGCCACCAGCAAGCCGAACGTCCTGACCGTCAAGACAGTTCATGATACGTCGGGAATGGTGTTTAATTTATGCTGGACGCGGGATATCGCCTTCGAGGACGGTGAGATCGAGGTCAAGGTACGGGCCAATACCGGCAAGGAGGACCAGAGCGGCGGCCTGATCTGGCGTGCAAGAGATGTCAACAACTATTATGTGGCCCGCTACAACCCCCTCGAAAATAACTTCAGGCTCTACTATGTGAAGGGGGGCGCACGCAGATCGCGAACGCCCGTGGCATCGGTATCAAAGCGGGTGAGTGGTTCGGGATCAGGATCACCCAGCATGGCGCGAGGATCGAGGGCTACTTGAACGGTAAGAAATACCTCGAAGCCAAGGACGAGACCTTCAAAGGGTCTGGTGGGGTAGGCTTTTGGACCAAGGCCGATGCCGCGGCTATGATCGATTCACTCAGCTCAGCGTGGAGCTCCCGATCCCTTACGCCGAGGGTGGGGACGGAGTTCCCCAGTTCGGGGTGGGGGATGTGCTCATCGAGTACAAGCGACGCTTCGGGACCGAGGAATACCGGGGTTACTTCGGCATCAATCGGCCCTTGCACGCGTTCTGGCCGTTGCAGGCATTGAACGCGGTCGTGCACGCGCTTGTGCCCTTGCAGGAACTGATGCCCCAGCAGGCGATCTCACCCGCCTCGGCCTGGGGCGCCACGGCATCGACGGACTTGTACATCGCATAGAAGGCCGCGGCCGCCGCCACGCTTAGGGCTGCGCCCTTGGCCACGCGCATCCCAAGCTCCGGCTTGTTCGCATCCCCCGTAACCGAGGCGTCAGGTCCCTCACGCTCTTGCGGGGCACACGCCGCGGCGCGCCGGCCGTTGACCACATCCCACACGCTGCCCGCAACCAACAGCGCGAGCCCTCCATACACCGACCATGGCATCGGGTAGAGCCCCGTGACCAAGAGCCACAAGCCCGCTGCGCCGAAAACGCCACCGCCTAAGCCCAACCAGAAGGGGGCGATGTCCGCATGACCCCGCGCGGAGCGGTAGAGGAGCCATAGGCTCAAAGCGATAAACCCCACGAAGATGGGAAAGAGATAGGCATCGTGGATCAGGAACCCGAGACCCACGGCGCCCACCGCGGCAATGACCGCCGATATTCCTAGGCAGCACGCGGCCGCGATGGCTGCGCCCACGAGCCCGGCAAACTGTTTCATAAAGTCGTGCATGCCTTTCTC
The genomic region above belongs to Pseudomonadota bacterium and contains:
- a CDS encoding TolC family protein, with the protein product MTGEVLTIEAALAYARHHNPAIGMARSRVQAAQKVPAQASAFEDPTLTWEAWNAPENFRINEAGNNIFKLSQKIPFPGKLRLKGEMASKDAEKAEAELKAEEIDTVAQVKKAYYALWLVYRNLEVYRRDKDLVTQFARIAEQRYAVGQVSQPDVLRAQVELTRLINRVTTETLALGKAQARLNALFSRPPEAPLGAPQDPPAPAVPYSMSELEKLTLGIRPELLAQTRALDKERLALALARKAYYPDFEVSMSRFENFDARDGFGVMVSASIPLAFKYKY
- the chrA gene encoding chromate efflux transporter — translated: MNDSAKPSSEVAAPATVSLREAFWYWLQLGFISFGGPAGQISIMHQELVERRRWISERRFLHALNYCMVLPGPEAQQLATYIGWLMHGTWGGILAGCLFVLPSLFILIGLGWIYMAFGQVPAVAGVLYGIKPAVTAIVVFAAYRIGSRALKNGVLWSLAALAFVAIFIFDIPFPYIVLGAGLIGAVGGRLAPTKFKVGGGHQAAKASFGPALIGDATPTPDHAKFSSSRLIGIAMAGIAIWAGTLGALIAYNGWNGALAQMGWFFTKAALLTFGGAYAVLPYVYQGAVEHYQWLTGTQMIDGLALGETTPGPLIMVVTFVGFVGAWTKALLGPDALFLAGAAGATVATFFTFLPSFLFILIGGPLVEATHGDLKFTAPLTGITAAVVGVILNLAVFFAYHVLWPQGLGATFEWFSALMGLAASVALFRYNVGIIPVIGACGAVGLMYRLSKPLLF
- a CDS encoding MerC domain-containing protein is translated as MHDFMKQFAGLVGAAIAAACCLGISAVIAAVGAVGLGFLIHDAYLFPIFVGFIALSLWLLYRSARGHADIAPFWLGLGGGVFGAAGLWLLVTGLYPMPWSVYGGLALLVAGSVWDVVNGRRAAACAPQEREGPDASVTGDANKPELGMRVAKGAALSVAAAAAFYAMYKSVDAVAPQAEAGEIACWGISSCKGTSACTTAFNACNGQNACKGRLMPK